The Rhodothermales bacterium region GGCGACCTTGTTCCACTTGCTGAAGTACGGCGATGGCCGTTAGCACCTTGCCGATCGATCCGACCTCGAAAAGGGTCGAGTCGGTGACCGCATCCTCAGATTCCAGATTCGCGATACCGAACAGTGCTTCGAAGACGATACTGTCGCGGCCGACGACAATCACAGTGGCTCCGGGGACCTGACCGTTGGCTACAGCCTGACCCAGCACGGAATCGGCGAGTGCCGGCCAGTCAAGACCGGCAAGCGAACCGATGTTGTCTCCATCTTCACTCGCTTGTTGTGCACGTCCAGTGTTAACCGAACTCGCGAGGAGGACGAGGAACAAGAGCGCGTGTCGTTTCAAGAACATAATACCGGTAAAGAATTGCGCCGATGGGTGACGAGTCGTCCAAAGATGTGAATCTGTCCCTACGAGAACGCGCCCCGTCAAGTTACCTAACGGCTGTAGGATATCTGAAAACGAAGGCGCGTACCTTCTGCTACCCTCTCACCAGTAAAAGGACTTGATCCCATGCGTCGTCCTGGACTCCTGTTCGCATTCGTCGTCGTACTATTTCCAGGGCTGAGTAGTGCCCAGTCGATCATGGACACCGAAGACTCCGTCCAGGCGATCATCGACTCCATCTCTGCTGACAGGATCGAGTCGGACATCCGCACGCTCGTTGGATTCGGCACGCGGAACACGCTCTCCGACACGCTCTCTGACACCCGCGGAATCGGTGCCGCCCGCCGATGGATCAAGGCGGAGTTCGATCGGATTTCCGACGCGTGCGAAGGTTGTCTGAACGTCTTCTACCAGCGCTCGCTGGTAACAGCGGACGGCAACAGCCGCATTCCCGAGGACACCTGGGTCGTCAACGTCGTCGCCGTGCAGCGCGGTGCCATCCACCCGGACCGATACGTCATTATGACGGGCGACATCGACTCGCGTGCATCGAACTCCACCGACTTCGAGACAGACGCCCCCGGCGCCAACGACAACGCGTCCGGTATGGCCGGCACCATCGAGGCCGCTCGCGC contains the following coding sequences:
- a CDS encoding M28 family peptidase — its product is MRRPGLLFAFVVVLFPGLSSAQSIMDTEDSVQAIIDSISADRIESDIRTLVGFGTRNTLSDTLSDTRGIGAARRWIKAEFDRISDACEGCLNVFYQRSLVTADGNSRIPEDTWVVNVVAVQRGAIHPDRYVIMTGDIDSRASNSTDFETDAPGANDNASGMAGTIEAARALSHYQFDKTVVYAGLSGEEQGLFGGKYMAAQATTDGWIIEAVLNNDMIGNIAG